The following proteins come from a genomic window of Oncorhynchus clarkii lewisi isolate Uvic-CL-2024 chromosome 23, UVic_Ocla_1.0, whole genome shotgun sequence:
- the LOC139381752 gene encoding crossover junction endonuclease EME1 — MGSYSDSTSDLDEDLPVYDFLQPRCSLSQASQIHTDQPDLVVLDSSHTDLPIGLADVMMISSDDEEEDVPYIPLALRLKQRQEGLEPASSTLSNGQDNHHSSPDLPGGLGLLAPNGHSESEPLFTSYETLNSHRRKEKGGRPDWDDPEEAALPQLWPPPKPSSWARSTISPAKRKPSKMTGEEIQGSREVLRRREARERQQGDKEARMLQQERQKAEKAALAEAVKALRPEECIKHMVVSVDPALLQLEGGGPLLTSLQAMGCSCAIEKQPLPRSVNWVRRTPSTQTGEVLCIPEAHTVMQVPVDDFINLIHSYTQEQKGGGADCSASLTSWTLGLQARNPGRTPSLVVIDLEKYFRSQKSQNQKKFRDAVLGDEQAAVKGAVKKRRKKDEGDALPKVSRVEVEEAVVHLQLHTGVQVHFLSTWKDFSDHIAMATKAVAEAPFKREREKTGFSFYLESEWAGGQKVDKAGKGLLQVWKRQIQQLNRVSQDMASAILAAYPSPQLLNQAYSRCKSEREKLSLLSDLLIRRGEGVTSTTRRVGPELSKRLCLVMTSSDPQQTLDSML; from the exons ATGGGTAGCTACAGTGACTCCACCAGTGACCTGGATGAGGATCTCCCTGTGTATGACTTCCTCCAGCCCAGATGTAGCCTGAGCCAAGCCTCCCAGATCCACACAGACCAACCAGACCTGGTGGTCCTGGACAGCTCTCATACAGACCTCCCCATAGGGTTGGCTGATGTTATGATGATCAGTAgtgatgatgaggaagaggatgttCCCTATATCCCCCTGGCGCTGAGACTCAAACAGAGACAGGAGGGTTTGGAGCCTGCATCCTCCACACTCAGTAATGGACAGGACAACCATCACTCCTCACCTGACCTTCCTGGTGGTTTAGGCCTGTTGGCACCGAATGGTCACTCAGAGTCTGAACCTCTATTCACCTCATATGAGACCCTAAACAGTCATCGTAGGAAGGAGAAAGGTGGAAGACCAGACTGGGATGACCCAGAGGAGGCAGCTCTCCCTCAGCTGTGGCCCCCGCCAAAGCCATCCTCCTGGGCTAGGAGCACCATCTCCCCTGCCAAGAGGAAGCCCTCCAAGATGACTGGTGAGGAGATCCAGGGGTCCAGGGAGGTGCTGAGGAGGAGGGAGGCCAGGGAGAGGCAACAGGGGGACAAGGAGGCGCGGATGctgcagcaggagaggcagaagGCAGAGAAGGCGGCCCTGGCAGAGGCTGTGAAAGCACTGCGACCAGAGGagtgcatcaaacacatggtggtGTCTGTGGATCCAG ctctgttGCAGTTGGAAGGTGGGGGCCCTTTGCTGACGTCACTCCAGGCCATGGGCTGCAGCTGTGCCATAGAGAAACAGCCCCTCCCTCGCAGCGTCAACTGGGTCAGGAGAACACCTAGCACTCAG ACAGGTGAGGTGTTGTGTATCCCGGAGGCCCACACAGTGATGCAAGTACCTGTTGATGACTTCATCAACCTGATCCACAGCTACACTCAG GAACAGAAGGGTGGAGGTGCAGACTGTAGTGCCTCTTTGACCTCCTGGACCCTGGGTCTGCAGGCTCGCAACCCTGGCAGGACCCCCAGTCTGGTGGTCATAGACCTGGAGAAATACTTCAG ATCCCAGAAATCCCAGAATCAGAAGAAGTTCCGGGATGCGGTCCTGGGGGATGAGCAAGCAGCAGTAAAGGGGGCAGTgaaaaagaggaggaagaaggatgaaggTGATGCACTGCCCAAGGTGTCTCGAGTTGAGGTAGAGGAG GCCGTGGTACACCTGCAGCTACACACAGGGGTTCAGGTGCATTTCCTGTCCACCTGGAAGGATTTCTCTGACCACATTGCCATGGCAACCAAAGCAGTAGCTGAGGCCCCATTCAA acgagagagggagaagacaggCTTCTCGTTCTACCTGGAGAGTGAGTGGGCTGGAGGCCAGAAAGTGGACAAGGCTGGGAAAGGACTGCTGCAGGTCTGGAAGAGACAGATCCAGCAGCTGAACAGAGTCAGCCAAGATATGGCCTCTGCCATCCTCGCTGCCTACCCCTCTCCCCAGCTACTCAACCAG GCGTACAGTCGGTGCAAGTCAGAACGTGAGAAACTGTCACTGCTATCGGACCTCCTGATTCGCAGAGGGGAGGGCGTGACTTCCACAACTCGCCGGGTTGGTCCTGAGCTCTCCAAGCGTCTCTGCCTGGTGATGACATCATCAGACCCCCAGCAGACCCTGGACTCCATGCTTTGA